One Hermetia illucens chromosome 4, iHerIll2.2.curated.20191125, whole genome shotgun sequence DNA segment encodes these proteins:
- the LOC119655881 gene encoding mucin-5B-like isoform X2 — MIASHIFPLIVFVAVIGGSLSDPECGENQEWKDCGAYYCEDTCYGVVKHLSCRGMINFTCKPGCFCKPGYAITSLNYGDCITYDECSNLVFID, encoded by the exons ATGATAGCTTCCCATATTTTTCCACTGATTGTTTTTGTTGCGGTTATTGGCGGTAGTCTCTCGGACCCAG agtgtggagaaaacCAGGAATGGAAGGATTGCGGCGCCTACTACTGTGAAGATACATGTTATGGAGTGGTGAAGCACCTGTCATGCAGGGGTATGATAAATTTTACATGTAAACCTGGCTGTTTTTGTAAGCCAGGCTACGCAATTACTTCATTGAATTACGGTGACTGCATCACATACGATGAATGTAGTAACCTTGTCTTTATTGATTGA
- the LOC119655272 gene encoding cysteine-rich venom protein 6-like — protein sequence MKLLIAFILFMVTANLAPSHSASLPDGKITDCGENEIYKTCGVLGCQLNCDMIMNVSKCINFSLRCGTGCYCQDGFARTDNGRCVSIAECPKYVI from the exons ATGAAGTTGTTAATTGCATTCATACTATTTATGGTTACAGCAAATCTAGCGCCAAGCCATTCAGCATCACTTCCAGATGGCAAAATAACAG ATTGTggagaaaatgaaatttataaaacCTGTGGTGTTCTTGGGTGTCAACTCAACTGCGACATGATAATGAATGTGTCAAAATGTATCAACTTCAGCCTTAGATGCGGTACTGGATGCTACTGTCAGGATGGTTTCGCACGAACTGACAACGGGAGATGTGTTTCTATTGCTGAGTGTCCTAAATATGTGATTTAA
- the LOC119655202 gene encoding chymotrypsin inhibitor-like, translated as MKVFYLLLLVVPTILAQNNEPSTTPACPVNEVYKTCGPIGCQLSCAMYLARRSCPFLSLRCGHGCYCKDNYVRSNNGACVPQDSC; from the exons ATGAAAGTATTTTATCTTTTGTTACTAGTTGTACCCACTATATTGGCGCAAAATAATGAGCCAAGCACGACTCCAG CTTGTCCCGTGAATGAAGTCTACAAAACATGTGGCCCTATTGGATGTCAGTTGAGCTGTGCAATGTATTTAGCTAGACGGAGTTGCCCATTTTTGAGTTTGAGATGCGGCCATGGATGCTATTGCAAAGACAATTATGTTCGCTCAAACAATGGAGCTTGTGTACCACAAGATTCATGTTAA
- the LOC119655046 gene encoding chymotrypsin inhibitor-like, which yields MKLLAAFAFLLIAAIMTLSHSASVPDEVCGENEVFKTCGRIGCHPSCDMVLHGSQCIGFSLRCGVGCYCKDGYARANGEKCVNIADCPKYVNQPAEDSSN from the exons ATGAAATTGTTAGCTGCCTTCGCGTTTTTATTAATTGCAGCAATTATGACTCTAAGTCATTCAGCCTCAGTTCCAG ATGAAGTGTGTGGTGAGAATGAGGTCTTTAAAACTTGTGGTCGCATAGGATGCCATCCCAGTTGTGATATGGTATTGCATGGGTCACAGTGTATTGGTTTCAGTCTTAGGTGTGGAGTCGGATGCTATTGTAAGGATGGATATGCTCGAGCTAATGGTGAAAAATGCGTCAATATTGCTGATTGTCCTAAATATGTGAACCAACCAGCAGAAGATTCCTCTAACTGA
- the LOC119655881 gene encoding cysteine-rich venom protein 6-like isoform X1: MIASHIFPLIVFVAVIGGSLSDPEECGENQEWKDCGAYYCEDTCYGVVKHLSCRGMINFTCKPGCFCKPGYAITSLNYGDCITYDECSNLVFID, encoded by the exons ATGATAGCTTCCCATATTTTTCCACTGATTGTTTTTGTTGCGGTTATTGGCGGTAGTCTCTCGGACCCAG aagagtgtggagaaaacCAGGAATGGAAGGATTGCGGCGCCTACTACTGTGAAGATACATGTTATGGAGTGGTGAAGCACCTGTCATGCAGGGGTATGATAAATTTTACATGTAAACCTGGCTGTTTTTGTAAGCCAGGCTACGCAATTACTTCATTGAATTACGGTGACTGCATCACATACGATGAATGTAGTAACCTTGTCTTTATTGATTGA